A single window of [Clostridium] hylemonae DSM 15053 DNA harbors:
- a CDS encoding glycosyl hydrolase family 18 protein: protein MQIHVVTEGENIDGIAAAYGVEVWQLIYDNQLVYPYRLAVGQALLIQTGARRPGRNIYVNGYAYPFVSRWVLQQTLPFLSELSIFSYGFTAEGALIPPLLDERWMIREAARFGTEAVLTLTPLGPDGRFNNRLISAVVHDESASDLLISNLLQVMREKGYRGLDIDFEYILADDRDAFTGFVQKAAEAVRADGRWLSVALAPKTSEEQRGLLYEGKDYRALGEAADHVLLMTYEWGYTYGPPMAVAPLPQVRAVVEYAVTAIPDWKISLGIPNYGYDWPLPYERGVTRAETIGNVQAVQRAIEKGAVIRFDETSQSPYYNYVEDGTEHEVWFEDVRSLQEKFGLITEYELRGCGYWQIMQWFRANWLLLRDNFYILK, encoded by the coding sequence ATGCAGATTCATGTAGTAACAGAAGGAGAGAATATTGACGGCATCGCGGCGGCGTATGGTGTGGAGGTGTGGCAGCTTATTTACGACAACCAGCTCGTATATCCATACAGACTGGCGGTCGGGCAGGCGCTGCTCATCCAGACAGGGGCGCGCAGGCCGGGCAGAAATATATATGTGAATGGTTATGCCTATCCCTTTGTGAGCAGATGGGTGCTCCAGCAGACACTGCCGTTTTTGTCGGAACTTTCTATATTTTCCTATGGATTTACGGCAGAGGGGGCGCTCATACCGCCGCTTCTCGATGAAAGATGGATGATACGCGAGGCGGCTCGGTTCGGCACCGAGGCTGTCCTGACACTGACGCCGCTCGGACCGGACGGCCGGTTTAATAACCGCCTTATCAGTGCTGTCGTACACGATGAGAGCGCCTCAGATCTTCTTATCTCGAACCTGCTGCAGGTGATGAGAGAAAAAGGCTACAGGGGGCTTGATATTGATTTTGAATATATACTGGCCGACGACAGGGACGCTTTTACCGGATTTGTCCAAAAGGCGGCGGAGGCTGTGCGCGCGGACGGGCGCTGGCTTTCTGTTGCCCTGGCGCCGAAGACGTCGGAAGAACAGAGGGGGCTTCTGTATGAAGGCAAGGATTACCGTGCGCTCGGAGAGGCGGCGGATCATGTGCTTCTCATGACTTATGAGTGGGGATATACTTACGGGCCGCCAATGGCAGTGGCGCCGCTGCCCCAGGTGCGGGCTGTGGTAGAGTATGCCGTCACAGCCATTCCTGACTGGAAGATCAGTCTCGGAATCCCGAACTACGGATATGACTGGCCCCTTCCGTATGAGCGGGGCGTTACGCGGGCCGAAACGATCGGGAATGTCCAGGCGGTGCAGCGTGCCATAGAGAAAGGCGCAGTCATACGGTTCGACGAGACGTCGCAAAGCCCCTATTATAACTATGTGGAAGACGGCACGGAGCATGAGGTCTGGTTTGAAGATGTGCGGAGTCTTCAGGAAAAGTTCGGCCTCATAACGGAGTATGAACTCCGGGGATGCGGATACTGGCAGATCATGCAGTGGTTCAGAGCCAACTGGCTGCTTCTGAGGGATAATTTTTATATACTGAAATAG
- a CDS encoding glycoside hydrolase family 32 protein, with amino-acid sequence MIRDVLHLKAPGNWLNDPNGFIYYKGKYHVFFQQFPYAPVWGTMHWGHAVSEDLIHWEHRKTAVFPTKDYDRDGVFSGSGIEKDGKLYLYYSAVRYEAEEEENIHLAKDGRFVTSQAMLISDDGEQFDNFAGKKQIIPVSRDSRTADARNTRDPKVWRGKEQFYMILGSTLNDRTGRVLFYKSKDAQKWEYAGQYQNDAYGTVIECPDLFETGGAWVFAGCPMGIMNDGLAYTDQAVCALADFREEDCRLKLPETYQFIDYGLDLYAPQTNVDAEGRRVMIAWMRMPEPVVSGEDERGEWIGMMCLPRVVEVSDGHIYFRVHPQVKQHFTSVVSPGDEADFKEPFYVRAVLEEGRGLDIGGYRIWAEDGCIRTDRSRVFRGLEGYRTTCCTPPLKGGCKLDVFVEPNLIEVFVNDGEYVISNIVYGLDGTMIKEM; translated from the coding sequence ATGATAAGAGACGTATTACATTTGAAAGCACCGGGGAACTGGCTCAACGACCCCAATGGATTTATCTACTATAAAGGAAAATACCACGTCTTCTTTCAGCAGTTTCCATATGCTCCGGTGTGGGGAACGATGCACTGGGGGCATGCCGTAAGCGAGGACCTGATACACTGGGAACACCGGAAAACAGCGGTGTTCCCGACAAAGGACTATGACCGTGACGGTGTCTTTTCCGGAAGCGGCATTGAGAAGGACGGAAAGCTGTATCTGTATTACTCCGCAGTCAGATATGAGGCGGAGGAGGAAGAGAACATACATCTGGCAAAAGACGGGCGGTTTGTGACGAGCCAGGCCATGCTCATCTCAGACGACGGAGAACAGTTTGACAATTTTGCGGGGAAAAAACAGATCATCCCCGTGAGCCGCGACAGCAGAACAGCAGATGCGAGAAACACGCGAGACCCGAAGGTGTGGCGGGGTAAAGAACAATTTTATATGATTCTCGGAAGCACGCTCAATGACAGGACCGGACGTGTACTTTTCTATAAGAGCAAAGATGCGCAGAAATGGGAATATGCCGGACAGTACCAAAACGATGCATATGGAACGGTGATAGAGTGCCCGGACCTGTTTGAGACAGGCGGAGCCTGGGTATTTGCAGGATGTCCCATGGGTATTATGAATGACGGCCTTGCCTATACGGATCAGGCCGTATGCGCGCTGGCTGATTTCCGCGAGGAGGACTGCCGCCTGAAGCTGCCTGAAACATATCAGTTCATAGATTACGGGCTGGACCTTTATGCGCCTCAGACGAATGTGGACGCAGAGGGGCGGCGCGTCATGATCGCATGGATGAGAATGCCGGAACCGGTTGTCTCCGGGGAGGACGAACGGGGTGAATGGATTGGAATGATGTGCCTCCCCAGAGTGGTGGAAGTGTCGGACGGCCACATTTATTTCCGGGTGCATCCGCAGGTGAAGCAGCACTTTACGAGCGTGGTCTCTCCGGGGGATGAGGCTGACTTTAAAGAGCCGTTTTATGTGAGGGCCGTACTGGAGGAAGGAAGAGGGCTCGATATCGGCGGCTACCGGATATGGGCAGAAGACGGATGTATCAGGACGGACAGAAGCCGGGTATTCCGGGGGCTTGAGGGTTACCGTACCACATGCTGCACACCTCCTCTGAAAGGGGGATGTAAGCTGGATGTCTTTGTGGAACCGAATCTCATCGAAGTGTTTGTAAACGACGGCGAGTATGTCATAAGCAATATTGTGTATGGACTGGACGGAACGATGATAAAAGAGATGTAA
- a CDS encoding carbohydrate ABC transporter permease codes for MNKSSIGGTKKRTANILAMAILVIVFIAYMFPFLMVVINSLKEKRDIIKSPFSWLFTIKGLSFDNFEKAFTQMDFLNAFKNSLIVTVSATLLVTLFAAMLAYYIVRHNNAVSKITFALMVASMIIPFQAIMIPLVSIYGGALNMLNHRLTLIFMHTGFSMAMSVFMFHGFIKGSIPIALEEAAYIDGCTRSQTFFKIVFPLLKPIISTMIILNSLAFWNDFLLPSLVLSDKKLLTLPLSTYSFYGTYSADYGTIMAGLLLCVIPIVILYVLLQKQIIGGVVAGAVK; via the coding sequence ATGAATAAAAGTTCAATAGGCGGAACGAAAAAGAGAACGGCCAACATACTGGCAATGGCGATCCTCGTGATCGTATTTATCGCATATATGTTTCCGTTTCTCATGGTTGTGATCAATTCTTTGAAAGAAAAGAGAGATATCATCAAGAGTCCGTTTTCGTGGCTCTTTACGATAAAAGGCCTGTCATTTGACAACTTTGAGAAGGCATTTACACAGATGGATTTCCTCAATGCATTCAAGAACTCCTTGATCGTTACCGTATCGGCAACACTTCTTGTAACACTGTTTGCGGCTATGCTGGCGTATTATATCGTGCGTCATAACAACGCAGTGTCAAAGATCACGTTCGCCCTCATGGTGGCATCCATGATCATACCGTTCCAGGCCATCATGATCCCGCTCGTCAGCATCTATGGCGGCGCTTTGAACATGCTGAATCACAGGCTGACTTTGATATTCATGCATACAGGGTTTTCCATGGCCATGTCCGTGTTCATGTTCCACGGCTTTATAAAAGGCAGCATTCCGATCGCTTTGGAAGAAGCGGCCTACATAGACGGCTGTACACGGTCACAGACATTTTTTAAGATCGTATTTCCGCTGCTGAAGCCGATCATATCCACTATGATCATATTGAATTCACTGGCCTTCTGGAATGACTTCCTGCTGCCTTCGCTTGTGCTTTCAGACAAGAAGCTTCTGACACTGCCATTGTCGACCTACAGCTTTTATGGGACATATTCCGCAGACTACGGGACGATAATGGCCGGGCTGCTGCTCTGTGTGATACCGATCGTGATTCTGTATGTTTTACTGCAGAAGCAGATCATCGGCGGTGTCGTTGCAGGCGCGGTAAAATAA
- a CDS encoding carbohydrate ABC transporter permease has protein sequence MRAKGKGKDFCMFALPGMFCFFAVVIIPFVYGIYLTLTDWNGVAEIKNFVGFKNFQGVVKDEQFWTSLLLTFKYVILVVVLVNVIAFLLAYLLTRGIKGQNFFRAGFFTPNLIGGIVLGYIWQFVFSRVFVNIGESTNWELFGVSWLSDPTKAFIALVVVSVWQLSGYMILIYVAGFMGLSEDVMEAASIDGATGWKKMKSIVMPLMMSSITICLFLTLSRAFMVYDVNLSLTAGAPYGTTEMAAMHVYEKAFTSRQFGVGQAEALILFVIVACISGLQVYLTKKKEVEA, from the coding sequence ATGAGAGCGAAAGGAAAAGGAAAAGATTTCTGTATGTTTGCACTGCCAGGTATGTTCTGCTTTTTTGCAGTAGTCATAATACCGTTTGTCTACGGTATATATCTGACGCTGACGGACTGGAACGGTGTGGCTGAAATTAAGAACTTTGTAGGGTTTAAGAATTTTCAGGGAGTTGTAAAGGATGAGCAGTTCTGGACGTCACTGCTGCTGACATTTAAATATGTCATACTCGTTGTAGTGCTCGTCAATGTGATCGCATTTCTTCTGGCGTACCTGCTGACGAGAGGGATCAAAGGGCAGAACTTCTTCCGGGCGGGATTTTTTACGCCAAACCTGATCGGAGGTATCGTGCTTGGGTACATCTGGCAGTTTGTATTTTCCAGAGTGTTTGTCAATATAGGGGAGTCCACGAACTGGGAACTGTTCGGGGTATCGTGGCTGTCAGATCCTACGAAGGCGTTTATTGCTCTTGTGGTAGTGTCCGTGTGGCAGCTCTCAGGTTATATGATACTCATATATGTGGCCGGTTTTATGGGACTGAGCGAGGATGTGATGGAGGCGGCCAGTATCGACGGCGCAACCGGTTGGAAGAAGATGAAGAGTATTGTGATGCCGCTTATGATGTCGTCTATAACCATCTGCCTGTTTCTGACATTGTCCCGGGCGTTTATGGTATATGATGTCAATCTTTCACTGACTGCCGGCGCGCCGTACGGAACGACAGAGATGGCGGCCATGCACGTATATGAGAAGGCGTTCACGTCCAGACAGTTTGGCGTAGGGCAGGCGGAAGCGTTGATCCTCTTTGTGATCGTTGCCTGCATCAGCGGTCTGCAGGTATATCTGACAAAGAAGAAGGAGGTTGAGGCATAA
- a CDS encoding ABC transporter substrate-binding protein → MRRRLVKKAVSLSVAAALAALTLTGCRFGFASDPDDPNETEKEEPIDTSVDSFQYDASLNGTNITLLNSKGEIQVALEKMADAFEEKSGVHVEVMPVTEGDSPYTKVVSLYNSGTPPTLSILDTTDVIALAEEKAADLSGEKWTEEAADYLTEVNGKVYSFPLCIEGRGIIYNKKVIDDALGETFDPDSVRSLKEFTKLLDRLVDAGVERPVSMAKEDWSLGAHQLQYIYETYDGTSEGAEKAIEDIKDGKLDLESYDRMGQFLDMFDVLKKYNVAKGDPLGADYDEMAIDLVDGKTAFWFNGNWAWPNLADAGAGNEDDYGFLPYFMNNDSDDFVNGKIQASPSKQVMLDGQLATQKQQAAAREFLNWIVYSEIGQQMLVKTCNVIPPFRNNPYEPSDPLSRDIYEKVHSQETFNASAIVPNDHWAVLGAAMQKYLADRSGRDELTEAVQKYWEDQE, encoded by the coding sequence ATGAGAAGGAGATTAGTTAAAAAAGCAGTGTCGCTCAGCGTGGCAGCCGCACTGGCGGCGCTTACGCTGACGGGCTGCAGGTTTGGTTTTGCCAGTGACCCGGACGACCCGAACGAGACGGAAAAGGAAGAGCCGATCGACACATCTGTGGATTCTTTCCAGTACGATGCATCGCTGAACGGAACAAATATCACCCTTTTAAATTCTAAAGGGGAGATACAGGTTGCGCTGGAGAAGATGGCGGATGCATTCGAGGAAAAGTCAGGAGTCCATGTAGAAGTCATGCCTGTCACAGAGGGGGATTCTCCCTACACGAAGGTCGTAAGCCTGTACAACTCAGGAACTCCGCCGACGCTGTCCATTCTGGATACGACAGACGTCATTGCATTGGCAGAAGAGAAAGCGGCCGATCTGTCCGGAGAAAAGTGGACCGAAGAGGCGGCAGATTATCTGACAGAGGTAAATGGAAAGGTATACAGTTTTCCGCTCTGTATTGAGGGCAGAGGCATCATTTATAATAAGAAAGTGATCGACGACGCCCTGGGAGAGACATTTGATCCGGATTCGGTCAGATCTCTGAAAGAGTTTACAAAGCTGCTTGACAGGCTGGTGGATGCAGGGGTTGAAAGACCTGTCTCCATGGCCAAGGAAGACTGGTCGCTCGGGGCGCATCAGCTGCAGTACATATATGAAACATATGACGGGACTTCGGAAGGCGCAGAAAAAGCGATAGAGGACATCAAAGATGGAAAGCTCGATCTGGAAAGCTATGACCGTATGGGCCAGTTCCTCGATATGTTCGACGTGCTGAAAAAGTACAATGTGGCAAAGGGAGACCCGCTGGGGGCGGATTATGACGAGATGGCGATCGATCTGGTGGACGGCAAGACGGCCTTCTGGTTCAACGGCAACTGGGCATGGCCGAACCTTGCGGACGCAGGCGCCGGCAATGAGGACGATTATGGTTTCCTTCCCTACTTTATGAACAATGACAGTGATGATTTTGTAAACGGAAAGATACAGGCATCCCCGTCAAAGCAGGTGATGCTGGATGGACAGCTGGCCACGCAGAAACAGCAGGCGGCGGCCAGAGAGTTCCTCAACTGGATCGTGTATAGTGAGATCGGGCAGCAGATGCTTGTAAAGACATGTAATGTGATTCCTCCGTTCCGGAATAATCCGTATGAACCGTCGGATCCTCTGAGCCGGGACATATATGAGAAAGTCCATTCACAGGAGACGTTCAATGCGTCGGCCATTGTGCCCAATGACCACTGGGCAGTGCTCGGGGCGGCCATGCAGAAGTATCTGGCAGACAGAAGCGGCAGGGATGAACTGACGGAAGCTGTTCAGAAATACTGGGAAGACCAGGAATAG
- a CDS encoding LacI family DNA-binding transcriptional regulator codes for MAQSKNVTFADIAKYTNFSKTTISRYFNDPNSLTVENQAIISDALEKLNYKENKVARILASGKTEFIGIIVPNLFLHYYSEILNQILSTYETFGYKFLVFVGNENEETERRYIQELLAYKIEGMIILSHTIPSIELASLQIPIVTIEREDRHVNSVNTDNYMGAIQATSLLARHNCDVLIHINTPTSEDIPAYDRIRGFKDFCEDNHLNHRIIIHEMERTHESASMHLRSILSELEQEYSGLKKGIFISNDTHANILLNLIVRKYGTLPDDFLIIGYDGSPVSKEAVIPISTVGQQIDKIAFEAVSLLVTQMDERKKRRPAPLREPVHKMITPVLIRRETTEDRD; via the coding sequence ATGGCACAGAGCAAGAACGTAACCTTCGCCGATATCGCGAAGTACACCAACTTTTCCAAAACAACGATCTCCAGATACTTCAATGATCCCAATTCCCTGACCGTGGAAAACCAGGCGATCATTTCAGACGCACTGGAGAAACTCAATTATAAAGAAAATAAAGTAGCCCGCATACTCGCAAGCGGTAAAACGGAATTTATCGGCATCATCGTCCCCAATCTGTTTCTGCATTACTATTCGGAGATACTGAATCAGATATTGTCCACTTACGAAACCTTTGGCTACAAATTCCTGGTCTTTGTGGGAAACGAAAATGAGGAGACAGAACGCCGGTATATCCAGGAACTGCTCGCTTATAAGATAGAGGGCATGATCATCTTAAGCCACACCATTCCTTCCATAGAGCTGGCGTCCCTGCAGATCCCCATCGTTACGATCGAGAGGGAAGACAGGCACGTTAACAGTGTGAACACAGACAACTATATGGGGGCCATACAGGCTACGAGCCTCCTTGCGCGCCATAACTGTGATGTTCTTATACATATCAACACCCCCACATCCGAGGATATTCCCGCCTACGACCGTATCCGCGGATTTAAAGATTTCTGTGAAGACAATCACTTAAACCATCGTATCATCATACATGAAATGGAACGTACCCACGAATCTGCAAGCATGCATCTTCGCAGCATTCTTTCTGAACTGGAACAGGAGTATTCCGGACTTAAAAAGGGGATCTTCATCTCCAATGACACCCACGCCAATATCCTGCTCAACCTTATCGTCCGAAAGTACGGAACACTCCCCGATGACTTTCTTATCATCGGTTATGACGGATCGCCCGTCTCAAAAGAGGCGGTCATACCGATCAGTACAGTCGGACAGCAGATCGACAAGATCGCCTTCGAGGCAGTAAGCCTTCTTGTGACACAGATGGACGAGCGAAAAAAAAGAAGACCTGCCCCTTTAAGGGAACCGGTCCACAAGATGATCACGCCCGTCCTGATACGCAGGGAGACGACCGAAGACAGAGACTGA
- a CDS encoding helix-turn-helix domain-containing protein, giving the protein MSYVTGSIIKELRERKGYTQRQLAESVCVSDKTVSKWETGKGLPDVGIITELASALGVSLAELLNGEYAENRNRSGNMKKISFYVCPLCGNVIQAMGNGSYSCCGILLPAMEPEEECAGHEIQVRDMDGEFYVCMEHEMDKTHYLSFLVYATSSHVQFVKLYPEQSAEARFTKRGHGFIYACCNRHGLYRKNV; this is encoded by the coding sequence ATGAGTTATGTCACAGGAAGTATAATAAAGGAATTAAGGGAAAGAAAAGGATATACGCAGAGACAGCTGGCAGAATCTGTATGTGTCAGCGATAAGACCGTATCAAAGTGGGAGACGGGAAAGGGGCTCCCGGATGTGGGCATCATAACAGAGCTTGCCTCTGCGCTCGGCGTCTCTCTGGCAGAACTTTTGAACGGAGAATATGCTGAGAACAGGAATCGTTCGGGAAACATGAAAAAAATATCATTCTACGTATGTCCGCTCTGCGGAAATGTGATACAGGCCATGGGAAACGGCTCTTACAGCTGCTGCGGAATTCTCCTGCCGGCGATGGAGCCAGAAGAGGAATGTGCGGGGCATGAGATACAGGTGCGGGATATGGACGGGGAATTCTATGTCTGCATGGAACACGAGATGGACAAAACACATTATCTTTCATTTCTTGTCTATGCCACCTCGAGTCACGTGCAGTTTGTCAAGCTGTATCCGGAGCAGAGCGCGGAGGCCAGATTCACGAAGCGGGGACATGGATTCATCTATGCCTGCTGCAACAGGCACGGACTGTACAGAAAGAACGTGTGA
- a CDS encoding PAS domain-containing protein, giving the protein MIQEGDRTFGGHIEEAKKLASALMHMHYCENDTEGVTACFAPQISWLGAGEEEYVSGREACVERFLNYKGAIPKCNISEEEYDVVCPADGVYIVTGRMWIETDPSAGMYLRVHQRVTYVFQETEDGLKCAHIHCSNPYQEMVGGEKFPDKIGKQSYEYIQEQLSSLEEEVKQRNRQLEVIMSSIAGGLKISNDDDTYSFAFVSREAAALFGYTVEEFMEATGGSAVGNVYPPDLPKALADCAEAFKDGGLVYSTKYRVRCKDGSLKWVIDSGKKARDADGNWMVNSLYLDITRSEEDAQRLREQTGLLTSIYETVPCGIIRFVRHRDNSFSLISLNRAVIEIMGYADMETGCRDWHDGVMGAVLKEDRKVLYDIYSMLQDVGDRRDCEYRVRRMDGSIRWMDGTSMIVGVTPDGDDILQRTVVDATERKILQQRLDREHEMYRVAMEVSSAVMFEYLMDEDRFISYEPRTGQGVIRNEIRDYSKELLKHEIVHPDDVATVIDNICNGRSEVFEVRCSTPGGRPGEFVWHRVNSRLMTEEGRPDRVVGALNNIHKMKSKLSESSERLRMNQSALQAINDVYVSIFYVDLQKDSYYAVRLPEAGRGNTMARTGCYSEELYGYILQDVVDADRGKVADICERDSILRELAQRNGHLEVEFRNRTSSYWIRMEVHLTAAGGGSGKTAIFAFRNISAEKQRDLEYYEEEKKAKCALEEAYASVNRANQAKSDFLSRMSHDIRTPMNAIMGMAEIARNSTGDEKRIADCLSKIDLSGRHLLGLINEVLDMSKIESGNMSLSEDVIVLDSFLREVSEIVRPDVEQKSQHYTVTRKEGKHSAVYGDTVRLKQILINLLSNAVKYTQEGGHISVSLEEKLSGERGVGCFEFVVEDDGIGMSKEFIDKLFLPFERAEDSRVSQIQGTGLGMAITLNLVQMMNGTIQVDSRLDEGTKFTVTVYLKFVQAKGVPESGKKEDRSRPVREFAPGMRVLLAEDNMLNREIVVDLLSMNGIAADCAVNGKEAVDTFIARPPGTYALILMDIQMPVMDGYSAARAIRSLSAAGGRPDAADIPIIALTANAFVDDAYRAKQAGMNEHVTKPLEIGRLLDIMHQLTDPPDWI; this is encoded by the coding sequence GTGATACAAGAAGGAGACAGAACATTCGGCGGACATATAGAAGAGGCAAAAAAGCTGGCCAGCGCCCTTATGCATATGCATTACTGCGAAAATGATACAGAGGGCGTCACGGCCTGTTTCGCTCCTCAGATTTCCTGGCTTGGGGCGGGGGAAGAGGAATACGTTTCAGGGCGGGAGGCATGTGTGGAGCGGTTCTTAAATTACAAAGGCGCCATCCCCAAATGTAACATATCAGAAGAAGAATATGACGTCGTCTGTCCGGCAGACGGGGTCTATATAGTGACGGGGCGTATGTGGATCGAGACAGACCCGAGCGCCGGAATGTACCTGAGAGTGCACCAGCGGGTGACATACGTGTTTCAGGAGACAGAGGACGGACTGAAATGTGCGCATATCCACTGCTCAAACCCATACCAGGAGATGGTCGGCGGAGAGAAATTTCCGGATAAAATAGGAAAACAGTCCTATGAATATATTCAGGAGCAGCTTTCAAGTCTTGAGGAGGAAGTTAAACAGAGGAACCGGCAGCTGGAGGTGATCATGTCCTCCATTGCAGGGGGGCTTAAGATCAGCAATGACGACGATACATATTCCTTTGCCTTTGTCAGCAGAGAGGCGGCAGCTCTTTTCGGATACACGGTAGAAGAGTTCATGGAAGCGACCGGAGGCTCTGCGGTGGGAAACGTCTATCCTCCCGACCTGCCGAAGGCGCTTGCAGACTGTGCCGAGGCGTTTAAGGACGGCGGTCTCGTTTATTCGACCAAATACAGGGTACGCTGTAAAGACGGAAGCCTTAAATGGGTCATCGACAGCGGGAAAAAAGCCAGGGATGCGGACGGGAACTGGATGGTGAACAGTCTTTATCTGGATATTACACGGTCCGAGGAGGATGCGCAGCGCCTGAGAGAGCAGACCGGCCTTCTCACAAGTATTTACGAGACCGTTCCGTGCGGGATCATACGTTTTGTCAGGCACCGGGACAATAGTTTCAGTCTCATATCGCTGAACAGGGCGGTGATAGAGATCATGGGGTACGCCGACATGGAAACCGGGTGCAGAGACTGGCATGACGGCGTGATGGGCGCGGTCCTTAAAGAAGACCGGAAAGTTCTGTATGATATATACAGTATGCTCCAGGATGTGGGAGACCGCAGGGACTGCGAATACCGCGTGCGGCGTATGGACGGCTCCATCCGCTGGATGGACGGAACGAGTATGATCGTAGGGGTGACGCCTGACGGGGACGATATCCTGCAGCGGACAGTGGTAGATGCCACAGAGCGGAAAATACTGCAGCAGAGGCTTGACCGGGAGCATGAGATGTACCGGGTGGCGATGGAGGTCAGTTCAGCAGTGATGTTTGAATATCTGATGGACGAAGACAGGTTCATCAGTTATGAGCCGAGGACCGGACAGGGGGTCATCCGGAACGAGATCAGAGATTACTCGAAGGAGCTGCTGAAACATGAGATCGTACATCCGGACGATGTAGCTACGGTGATCGACAATATATGCAACGGACGTTCGGAAGTATTTGAGGTGCGCTGTTCTACGCCTGGGGGCCGTCCGGGTGAGTTTGTCTGGCACCGGGTGAACAGCAGGCTGATGACGGAGGAAGGCAGACCGGACCGGGTGGTGGGCGCTCTTAATAATATACACAAGATGAAATCGAAGCTGTCGGAGAGCAGTGAGCGTCTCCGCATGAATCAGTCCGCACTGCAGGCGATCAATGATGTATATGTCAGTATATTCTACGTGGATCTGCAGAAGGACAGCTACTATGCCGTACGTCTTCCGGAGGCCGGCAGGGGGAATACAATGGCGCGCACCGGCTGTTATTCCGAAGAGTTGTACGGCTATATCCTGCAGGATGTGGTTGACGCCGACAGAGGTAAAGTTGCCGATATATGTGAAAGAGACAGCATTCTCCGGGAACTTGCACAGCGAAATGGCCATCTGGAGGTAGAATTCAGGAACAGGACATCTTCGTACTGGATACGGATGGAAGTCCATCTGACGGCGGCGGGGGGCGGCAGCGGGAAGACTGCCATATTCGCGTTCCGCAATATCAGCGCGGAGAAGCAAAGAGATCTGGAATATTATGAGGAAGAGAAAAAAGCGAAGTGCGCGCTGGAAGAGGCATATGCGTCTGTGAACAGGGCGAATCAGGCAAAATCGGACTTTCTGTCAAGGATGAGCCATGATATCCGCACACCCATGAATGCGATCATGGGAATGGCGGAGATCGCCCGCAACAGTACGGGGGATGAAAAACGTATTGCGGACTGCCTGTCCAAGATCGATCTCTCCGGCAGACATCTTCTCGGACTGATCAATGAAGTGCTCGACATGTCCAAGATAGAGTCCGGGAATATGAGTCTAAGTGAGGATGTGATCGTGCTGGACAGCTTTCTCAGGGAAGTGTCGGAGATAGTCAGACCGGACGTTGAACAGAAAAGCCAGCATTACACGGTGACGAGGAAAGAAGGAAAGCACAGCGCAGTGTATGGTGATACAGTAAGACTGAAACAAATATTGATCAATCTCCTCTCAAATGCAGTGAAGTATACGCAGGAGGGCGGTCATATATCGGTCAGTCTGGAGGAGAAACTGTCAGGTGAAAGAGGAGTGGGCTGTTTTGAATTTGTCGTGGAGGACGACGGGATCGGTATGTCAAAAGAGTTTATCGACAAACTGTTCCTGCCTTTTGAGCGCGCGGAAGACTCTCGCGTCAGTCAGATTCAGGGAACAGGGCTTGGCATGGCGATCACCCTGAACCTTGTCCAGATGATGAACGGAACGATACAGGTGGACAGCAGGCTCGATGAAGGCACGAAGTTTACGGTCACCGTATACTTAAAGTTCGTACAGGCAAAAGGCGTTCCGGAGAGCGGGAAAAAGGAAGACAGGAGCCGTCCGGTACGTGAGTTTGCGCCGGGGATGCGTGTTCTTCTTGCGGAAGACAATATGCTGAACCGGGAGATCGTGGTGGATCTGCTTTCTATGAACGGTATTGCGGCGGATTGTGCCGTCAACGGAAAAGAGGCGGTGGATACGTTCATTGCCAGGCCTCCGGGTACATATGCTCTTATCCTGATGGACATACAGATGCCGGTCATGGACGGGTACAGCGCCGCAAGAGCAATAAGAAGCCTCTCCGCTGCGGGGGGAAGACCGGATGCCGCGGACATACCGATCATCGCACTTACGGCCAATGCTTTTGTGGATGATGCTTACCGGGCGAAGCAGGCCGGGATGAATGAGCATGTGACGAAGCCGCTGGAGATCGGGCGGCTGCTGGATATCATGCATCAGCTGACGGATCCGCCGGATTGGATATGA